One Bacteriovorax sp. PP10 DNA window includes the following coding sequences:
- a CDS encoding phospho-sugar mutase translates to MSTKTTLDKAKAWAQNTYFSPESRAEIQALIDTNNTKQIDECFYKDLEFGTGGMRSILGQGINRINIYTIRKATQALCSEVLAQKSSNPSMCISYDSRIMSFELAQVAAEVMAGNGIKAYIYKHLNPVALLSFAIRTHKSMAGVMVTASHNPPEYNGYKVFWSDGAQVTPPNDQNIINNYNSITDFSSVKVMPFADGEKAGLIEWIKDEVEENYYKAIHKAMINPDLCRENGGKLKIVYTPIHGAGLVPCSRALKDLGFTDVHVVPEQAQPDGRFPTVKSPNPENPSALKMAVDLMDKLKADIVMGSDPDTDRLGVAIKVNGVVEYLTGNQIGILKVHYILSEMKRKGTLTGENYVVKSIVTTPLLDTIAHSYGVEVFNTLTGFKWICGKMNELEKTQPQKKFIFATEESFGYLCHTFARDKDGVSSVSQMAEVALFHKLKGRNLLEALDKIYEEFGFSREDLLSLDYFGIEGSEKISRIMTNFRNFSDNNILGNAIANIKDYSKGIEGLPKSNVIGFFFENGNQVYLRPSGTEPKIKFYIMIQEKEGTLANKKLNAEIKATQFLDYFKAASERA, encoded by the coding sequence ATGAGTACTAAAACAACTCTTGATAAAGCAAAAGCATGGGCCCAGAACACTTATTTTAGCCCTGAATCGCGTGCAGAAATCCAAGCACTCATAGATACGAACAATACCAAACAAATTGACGAGTGCTTCTATAAAGACCTCGAGTTTGGAACTGGTGGGATGAGAAGCATCCTAGGTCAGGGTATTAACCGAATTAATATTTATACGATTAGAAAAGCAACTCAGGCACTATGCTCTGAAGTCCTTGCACAAAAATCATCAAACCCAAGCATGTGCATCAGTTATGACTCAAGAATCATGTCGTTTGAATTGGCTCAAGTGGCCGCTGAAGTTATGGCCGGTAATGGAATCAAAGCTTATATCTACAAACATTTAAATCCAGTTGCTCTATTATCTTTTGCAATCCGTACTCACAAGTCGATGGCAGGAGTTATGGTGACGGCCTCTCACAATCCTCCTGAGTACAATGGATACAAAGTTTTCTGGTCTGATGGAGCACAAGTGACTCCACCGAATGATCAAAACATCATCAACAACTACAACTCGATTACAGATTTTTCTTCTGTAAAAGTGATGCCATTTGCTGACGGAGAAAAAGCAGGACTGATTGAATGGATCAAGGATGAAGTCGAAGAAAATTATTACAAGGCCATTCATAAAGCGATGATCAATCCTGATCTTTGCCGTGAGAATGGCGGTAAACTAAAGATCGTCTACACTCCTATTCACGGAGCAGGTCTTGTTCCATGTTCGCGTGCCCTGAAAGATTTAGGATTCACTGACGTTCATGTTGTTCCAGAACAAGCACAACCAGACGGAAGATTCCCTACTGTAAAAAGCCCGAACCCTGAAAATCCATCGGCATTAAAAATGGCCGTAGATTTAATGGATAAACTTAAAGCTGATATCGTTATGGGTTCAGATCCGGATACAGATCGTCTTGGCGTTGCCATTAAAGTTAACGGTGTCGTTGAATACTTAACAGGTAACCAGATCGGGATTTTAAAAGTTCACTACATCCTTTCTGAAATGAAAAGAAAAGGAACACTGACTGGAGAAAACTACGTTGTTAAATCAATCGTAACAACTCCACTCCTGGATACTATCGCTCACTCTTATGGTGTTGAAGTTTTCAATACTCTGACTGGGTTCAAATGGATCTGTGGAAAAATGAACGAGCTGGAAAAAACTCAGCCGCAAAAGAAGTTTATCTTCGCTACAGAAGAGTCATTCGGTTACCTTTGCCATACTTTCGCTCGCGATAAAGATGGTGTGAGCTCGGTGTCTCAAATGGCGGAAGTGGCCCTTTTCCACAAGCTAAAAGGTCGCAACCTCCTTGAAGCTCTCGATAAAATCTATGAAGAATTCGGTTTTTCTAGAGAAGATTTATTGTCTTTGGACTATTTTGGGATCGAAGGATCTGAAAAAATTTCACGAATCATGACAAACTTCAGGAACTTCAGCGATAACAACATTCTAGGGAATGCTATTGCAAATATTAAAGACTACTCAAAGGGAATCGAAGGACTTCCTAAGAGTAATGTGATAGGTTTCTTTTTCGAAAACGGGAACCAGGTTTATTTAAGACCATCGGGTACTGAACCTAAGATCAAATTTTATATTATGATCCAGGAAAAAGAAGGAACGTTAGCTAACAAAAAACTAAACGCCGAAATCAAAGCTACACAGTTCCTAGATTATTTTAAGGCGGCATCAGAAAGAGCGTAG
- the queC gene encoding 7-cyano-7-deazaguanine synthase QueC, which translates to MTTKSKDLAVCLVSGGMDSLVCAAIANTEYENLAFLHLNYGQKTEERELESFKKIAEFYNVPASHQKIIDVSFLKQIGGSSLTDDKIDVKKYKGDDSEEIPDSYVPFRNTHIISMAVSWAEVIGAKRIYIGAVYEDSSGYPDCRPSYYEAINNLIKEGTKDGDIKVVTPVIFLKKDEIVKKAVELKAPLQFSWSCYERNDKACGVCDSCALRLRGFQKAGIADPIEYLTRPQY; encoded by the coding sequence ATGACAACAAAAAGTAAAGATTTAGCAGTATGTTTAGTAAGCGGTGGAATGGACTCACTTGTGTGTGCAGCGATCGCCAATACAGAATATGAAAATCTTGCTTTCTTGCATTTAAACTACGGCCAAAAAACTGAAGAGCGTGAATTAGAAAGCTTTAAGAAGATTGCTGAATTCTACAACGTGCCTGCTTCTCACCAAAAAATTATCGACGTGAGCTTCCTAAAACAAATTGGAGGCTCATCTCTTACTGACGATAAAATCGACGTTAAGAAATACAAAGGCGACGACTCAGAAGAAATTCCTGATTCATACGTGCCATTTAGAAACACTCACATCATCTCTATGGCCGTTTCATGGGCAGAAGTGATTGGTGCTAAGAGAATCTACATCGGTGCTGTTTACGAAGACTCATCAGGGTATCCTGACTGCAGACCTTCTTACTACGAAGCTATCAATAATTTGATTAAAGAAGGAACGAAAGACGGCGACATCAAAGTTGTCACTCCAGTTATCTTCTTAAAGAAAGATGAGATTGTTAAAAAGGCCGTTGAACTAAAAGCGCCATTACAATTTTCTTGGTCTTGTTATGAGAGAAACGATAAAGCTTGTGGTGTTTGTGATTCATGTGCTCTGAGATTGCGTGGATTTCAAAAAGCTGGGATTGCTGATCCGATAGAGTATCTGACTCGTCCTCAATACTAA
- a CDS encoding quinone-dependent dihydroorotate dehydrogenase produces the protein MKGTSFSFINLYKLTYPLFKNIAFGMDAERAHELTIHSMKAIGNFLPDHSVDPRFAIKAMGMTFSNPIGLAAGLDKNAEAIAFLTHLPFGFVEVGTVTPKAQAGNDKPRLFRYVEEESLRNRMGFNNQGSEAVLENLLKANKRGKIVGVNLGKNKVTSNEDAPSDYAYLYTQFAEHADYLVINVSSPNTPGLRDLLKDAGLRQIFEAVDVERKKFTKPLLVKVSPDMALEELASVVGLVNEYKLDGIIATNTTIMKERGEGGVSGKLLTTKARETREFLLKEIKNTNSQCELIGVGGISKFSDLMDFWKAGGKLTQVYSGFVFQGPPLLYNFEAELAQEFKKRGVKTFEEFLHSVKFN, from the coding sequence TTGAAGGGGACTTCGTTCAGCTTTATTAACTTATACAAACTCACTTACCCCTTATTTAAAAACATCGCTTTTGGAATGGATGCCGAACGTGCTCACGAGTTGACGATTCACTCGATGAAAGCGATTGGCAATTTCCTTCCAGATCATAGTGTTGACCCACGCTTTGCAATCAAGGCCATGGGGATGACTTTCTCCAATCCGATTGGCCTTGCGGCCGGTCTTGATAAAAATGCTGAGGCCATTGCTTTTTTAACTCATCTGCCTTTTGGGTTTGTTGAAGTGGGAACAGTGACGCCGAAAGCTCAAGCTGGAAATGATAAACCAAGACTGTTTCGTTACGTTGAAGAAGAGTCTTTAAGAAACCGTATGGGTTTTAATAATCAAGGCTCAGAAGCTGTTTTAGAAAACCTTTTAAAGGCCAATAAAAGAGGCAAGATCGTTGGGGTGAATCTTGGTAAAAACAAGGTTACAAGTAACGAGGATGCGCCTTCTGACTACGCTTATCTCTACACTCAGTTTGCAGAGCATGCTGATTATCTCGTCATCAATGTTTCTTCTCCCAATACTCCAGGACTGCGCGATTTATTAAAAGACGCCGGTCTTCGTCAGATCTTTGAAGCGGTAGATGTTGAAAGGAAAAAATTCACCAAACCATTACTGGTTAAAGTTTCACCTGACATGGCCCTTGAAGAGCTTGCTTCAGTTGTAGGATTAGTTAACGAGTATAAGTTAGATGGAATCATTGCGACCAATACAACGATTATGAAAGAGCGAGGCGAAGGTGGAGTGAGTGGGAAACTACTGACAACCAAAGCGCGCGAGACCAGAGAGTTTCTTTTAAAAGAAATTAAAAATACCAATTCACAATGTGAACTCATCGGCGTCGGTGGAATTTCAAAATTTTCTGATTTGATGGATTTCTGGAAAGCAGGTGGAAAATTAACACAGGTTTATTCAGGATTTGTTTTTCAAGGGCCGCCACTTTTATACAACTTTGAGGCAGAGCTAGCGCAGGAATTTAAAAAGCGCGGAGTGAAGACCTTCGAAGAATTTCTTCACTCCGTAAAATTTAATTAA
- a CDS encoding RCC1 domain-containing protein: MLKLIKNFIIYSIVMFTVSGCFSPETLVSLKHKILGTENDNPVNNPNNVLSSLSVNGSSFCLTQGNGNRLCWGGQSDYAKTETFSAVPSVLKNKTIKKISVATSHSCVIANDDKVYCWGAGEEGQLGNGQFETSSIPVAVDTSGVLSGKTMVEVYARSENTCAVDSNSIIYCWGNGEYGQLGDGGVLDANRKSSVPVLIDMTLLAGKTIKQFVNKGPASCVLASDDNAYCWGINLVGTLGEGSGNVDVNGNYINSTSPVQVQMPGALTIKKLGESFGGANCALASDDNVYCWGYGGFRISNLANRDTPAIESIGVSGTIKSLYMGEYNACAITTSDVGYCWGRGATGAIGNNNISNQDAALVTPVGSLAAGFKSFTVGSKTVCAIALDDKIYCWGQGTNGQLGNGANSNSLVPVPVDMSGVLNNKIITKIQIDYERVCAFATDNEIYCWGLGAAGTIGDGANNSTNVPTLLNKTGNLIGKTFNSLEGSDYDSTCAIASDDKVYCWGRGSSPMGEPELGTGRSASGYTPTEVYSHNISNQPILNVIYSKNNRDGGTCLQVSNGDVYCGANSSAMIYQFSLGSQKIKELFYDESNDAQCFIDDNDLVSCWGEYEDVMGNAVISKSPIPRPIDFSGALNNKTIKKLVMGYQYACVLASDQQVYCWGYEDYVGNGVSSNALVPTPIDTTGVLSGLEINFLFAKADGGTCVIADNQRVYCWGYGTGNGDISGNAILSPVEVSLPAGVKIEKYSAGPYATYLLSDDGDIYSWGYGGNGLLGNGAAIDSLIPVVVSKPGALATKKFLSVSGSESHTCAIDEDSQVYCWGYGSDGNLGNNSTSDSNVPVAISTSGVMSGKSTHSLISLWSTTCALSFDEDVYCWGAGQLGNNTSTGSLVPVEVRYTP; encoded by the coding sequence ATGCTGAAATTAATTAAAAATTTCATTATTTATTCTATCGTAATGTTTACGGTGAGCGGATGTTTTTCTCCGGAAACTCTGGTTAGTTTAAAACATAAAATTCTTGGCACTGAAAACGACAACCCTGTAAATAATCCAAATAATGTTTTAAGTTCATTAAGTGTAAATGGTAGTAGCTTTTGCCTGACCCAAGGTAATGGAAATCGTTTGTGTTGGGGAGGGCAGTCCGATTATGCAAAAACAGAAACTTTTTCAGCGGTTCCATCTGTTTTAAAAAATAAAACAATTAAAAAAATAAGTGTCGCGACTTCCCATTCATGTGTGATCGCCAATGATGATAAAGTTTATTGTTGGGGAGCAGGTGAAGAGGGGCAGTTAGGTAATGGGCAATTTGAGACTTCAAGCATACCTGTTGCTGTTGATACTTCCGGAGTTTTGAGCGGAAAGACGATGGTTGAAGTTTATGCTCGTTCAGAGAATACTTGTGCTGTTGATAGTAATAGCATTATTTATTGTTGGGGAAATGGGGAGTATGGACAATTAGGTGATGGTGGAGTCCTGGATGCAAATCGAAAATCATCAGTTCCCGTTTTGATTGATATGACTTTACTTGCGGGAAAAACAATAAAGCAATTTGTTAATAAAGGTCCAGCTTCATGTGTTCTTGCTAGTGATGATAATGCTTATTGTTGGGGGATTAACTTAGTTGGAACTTTAGGAGAGGGGAGTGGAAATGTTGATGTTAATGGAAACTACATTAATTCAACGAGTCCGGTGCAAGTACAAATGCCAGGTGCCTTAACGATTAAAAAATTAGGTGAAAGTTTCGGTGGGGCCAATTGTGCTTTAGCTTCAGATGATAATGTTTATTGCTGGGGTTATGGAGGATTTCGAATATCCAACCTAGCAAATAGAGACACTCCTGCAATTGAATCTATTGGTGTGAGTGGAACGATTAAATCCTTATATATGGGGGAGTATAATGCCTGTGCCATCACAACAAGTGATGTTGGTTATTGCTGGGGGAGAGGGGCCACTGGGGCCATCGGTAATAATAATATTAGTAATCAAGATGCTGCACTTGTAACTCCTGTTGGTTCACTGGCCGCAGGATTTAAATCGTTTACTGTAGGTAGTAAAACTGTATGTGCCATTGCATTAGATGATAAAATTTATTGCTGGGGACAAGGCACAAATGGGCAACTTGGAAATGGTGCTAATTCTAATTCATTAGTTCCCGTTCCTGTCGATATGTCTGGTGTTTTAAATAATAAAATAATTACAAAAATTCAAATTGATTATGAAAGAGTCTGTGCATTCGCCACTGATAATGAAATTTATTGTTGGGGATTGGGCGCAGCTGGAACGATTGGTGACGGTGCTAATAATAGTACAAATGTTCCGACGCTTTTAAATAAAACTGGGAATCTCATCGGAAAAACATTTAACAGTTTAGAAGGTAGTGACTACGATTCGACATGTGCAATAGCGAGTGATGATAAAGTTTATTGCTGGGGACGCGGTAGCTCACCGATGGGTGAACCTGAATTAGGAACAGGACGTTCGGCATCAGGATATACTCCTACAGAAGTTTATTCGCACAATATTTCAAATCAACCCATTTTAAATGTTATCTATAGCAAAAATAATCGAGATGGTGGTACGTGTTTACAGGTCAGTAATGGGGATGTTTATTGTGGAGCTAACTCTTCTGCAATGATTTATCAATTTTCTTTGGGTAGTCAAAAAATTAAAGAATTATTTTACGATGAATCAAATGATGCTCAGTGCTTTATCGATGATAATGACCTCGTTTCTTGCTGGGGAGAGTATGAAGATGTAATGGGAAATGCAGTTATAAGTAAATCTCCTATACCCAGGCCAATAGATTTCAGTGGTGCTTTAAATAATAAAACAATTAAAAAATTAGTTATGGGTTATCAATATGCTTGTGTGCTGGCCAGTGATCAACAAGTTTATTGCTGGGGATATGAAGATTATGTTGGTAATGGAGTATCGTCAAATGCCTTAGTGCCAACACCGATTGACACGACAGGTGTTTTATCCGGCCTAGAAATAAATTTTTTATTTGCAAAAGCAGATGGTGGTACGTGTGTGATCGCCGATAACCAAAGAGTTTATTGTTGGGGGTACGGTACTGGTAATGGAGATATTTCTGGTAATGCAATTCTTTCACCGGTTGAGGTTAGTTTACCTGCTGGAGTTAAAATAGAGAAGTATTCTGCGGGGCCATATGCAACATACTTATTAAGTGATGATGGAGATATTTATAGCTGGGGATATGGAGGAAATGGATTGCTTGGTAATGGGGCAGCTATTGATTCTTTGATTCCTGTTGTCGTCTCTAAACCTGGGGCACTTGCTACTAAAAAATTCTTATCTGTCAGTGGATCTGAATCTCATACGTGTGCTATTGATGAAGACTCTCAAGTTTATTGTTGGGGATACGGTAGTGACGGAAATTTAGGTAATAACAGTACAAGTGATTCAAATGTCCCAGTTGCTATTTCAACTTCGGGTGTAATGAGCGGTAAGAGTACACATAGCTTAATAAGTTTATGGTCTACGACTTGCGCTCTTAGTTTTGATGAAGATGTTTATTGTTGGGGGGCAGGGCAATTAGGTAATAACACGAGCACTGGCTCTCTTGTACCGGTTGAAGTCCGTTATACACCATAA
- the dnaE gene encoding DNA polymerase III subunit alpha yields the protein MSFLETHSDSFVHLHLHTQYSLLDGAIRLKDLIKRAKELGVPAIAQTDHGNMFGAIDFYTQCNAAGIKPILGSEIYFTPGSRFEKGALKKQKVVGSQDEQESRHQIHHLILLCKNETGYQNLCKLLSRAYMEGFYYKPRADYELLREFSEGLICTTACLKGEVGYNFFSDQDDKAIKAIEKLSDIFGDDFYLEIQENGIPEQQIVNRKVLEYARANNVQVVATNDCHYLTREDAAAQEVLLCVQTGKTLQDEQRMRLTTNEFFYKSPAEMREAFHYAPEACDNTLKIADKCDVKFNWKDENGNQIYHLPDYPIPTEETPADYFRRESQEGLERRFIGPHFAKLRAEPNWESEIKPKYYERLEGEVDMIIQMGFPGYFLIVSDFIKWAKQNGCPVGPGRGSGAGSIVAYALDITNVDPIPFNLLFERFINPERVSMPDFDVDFCQENRHRVIEYVTQKYGEERVGQIITFGKLQAKAVIKDVSRVYGLTFGEADVISKLIPDELKITLDKALEMEPKLGELMDADPRIKQVVNISRRLEGLLRHASIHAAGVIITNLPLVTYCPLFKGREGEKVIQFDKDFSEKIGLVKFDFLGLKTLTVIENASKFIKRDKVADFDIENIDLEDPKVFEFVSKGETVGVFQLESSGMIDLCKRIAPGSIDDISAINALYRPGPLESGMVDEFIEIKHGRKLTHYPFPSLEPVLKDTYGVIIYQEQVMNVARIVAGYSLGQADMLRRAMGKKKADEMAKHRELFLKGAAERNYNTDTANDLFDKMEKFAEYGFNKSHAVAYSVISYQTAWLKYYYPAEFFAALLSSELGSMDKVTQYISDAKHFDIEVLPPSVNESLWPFNVVGKNIRFGMGAVKNVGQNAVEEIVRERTENGPFTGFLNFAERINLKVVNSRVFESMIKVGCFDECEKLNRKTLLENLDMILAYCKKRQEEASLGLVSLFDLGEESMSQTAESNLDIQEVRDFDDLEKLAHEAELMGIYISGHPLDRYKNLMEELATMPVANVQDFLGSDQKRMMTLAGQITQRKNILTKKGDKMCFAQLEDLSGKIECIIFPKIFAEYELVLAGDEPLVIEGYVNMQESPRKIFAEKIFKLKEHSENKITGVRINVDLTDLTEMKLNKLRQVLLSYRGATPMHMIFEGPGGKARLPLGEEFLINPTPQMAHQINEVFNRDAVKFIIDGRLEDVHA from the coding sequence ATGTCCTTTTTGGAGACTCACTCAGACAGTTTTGTTCATTTACATTTACACACCCAATACTCGCTTTTGGATGGAGCAATCCGTTTAAAAGATTTAATTAAACGAGCAAAGGAACTTGGTGTTCCGGCCATTGCTCAGACCGATCATGGAAACATGTTTGGGGCGATCGATTTTTATACTCAATGTAACGCTGCTGGAATCAAGCCGATTTTAGGGTCTGAAATTTATTTCACTCCTGGGTCTCGTTTTGAAAAAGGTGCGCTTAAAAAGCAAAAAGTCGTAGGCTCTCAAGATGAGCAGGAATCGCGCCACCAGATTCACCATTTAATTTTGTTATGTAAAAACGAAACAGGTTATCAAAACCTTTGTAAGCTTTTATCTCGCGCTTACATGGAAGGGTTTTATTACAAGCCTCGCGCTGACTACGAACTTCTTCGTGAATTCAGTGAAGGATTAATCTGTACGACGGCATGTCTGAAAGGTGAAGTTGGATACAACTTCTTTTCTGATCAAGATGACAAAGCGATTAAGGCCATTGAAAAACTAAGTGATATTTTTGGTGATGACTTCTATTTAGAAATTCAGGAAAACGGAATTCCAGAGCAGCAGATCGTTAACAGAAAAGTTTTAGAGTACGCTCGCGCGAATAATGTTCAAGTTGTAGCAACCAACGATTGCCATTATTTAACTCGTGAAGATGCGGCCGCTCAGGAAGTTCTTCTTTGTGTTCAAACAGGAAAGACTCTTCAAGACGAACAACGTATGCGTCTGACGACCAACGAATTCTTTTATAAGTCTCCGGCCGAAATGCGTGAAGCTTTTCACTATGCTCCGGAAGCTTGTGACAACACACTTAAGATCGCTGATAAGTGTGATGTAAAATTTAACTGGAAAGATGAGAACGGAAATCAAATTTACCATCTTCCGGATTATCCAATTCCAACTGAAGAAACTCCAGCTGACTACTTCAGACGTGAGTCTCAGGAAGGATTAGAGAGAAGATTCATTGGACCGCACTTTGCAAAACTCAGAGCGGAACCGAATTGGGAAAGTGAAATTAAGCCGAAATACTACGAGCGTCTTGAAGGCGAAGTAGACATGATTATCCAGATGGGATTCCCTGGATATTTCCTGATCGTATCTGACTTCATCAAGTGGGCAAAACAAAATGGTTGTCCGGTAGGTCCGGGACGTGGTTCGGGAGCGGGCTCTATTGTTGCTTACGCACTCGATATTACCAACGTTGACCCGATTCCATTCAACTTACTCTTTGAGCGTTTCATCAACCCTGAACGTGTTTCGATGCCAGACTTTGACGTCGACTTTTGTCAGGAGAATCGTCACAGAGTTATTGAATACGTAACTCAGAAATACGGTGAAGAGCGTGTTGGTCAGATTATTACTTTCGGTAAACTTCAAGCTAAGGCCGTTATCAAAGACGTGTCCCGTGTTTATGGTTTAACGTTTGGTGAAGCTGACGTTATTTCAAAATTGATTCCGGATGAATTAAAAATCACTCTGGATAAAGCATTAGAGATGGAGCCGAAGCTTGGCGAATTGATGGATGCAGATCCACGCATTAAGCAGGTTGTAAATATTTCGCGTCGTCTTGAAGGTCTTCTTCGTCACGCATCTATTCACGCGGCCGGAGTTATCATTACCAACCTTCCTCTTGTAACTTACTGTCCGCTGTTTAAAGGGCGTGAAGGTGAGAAGGTTATTCAATTTGATAAAGACTTCTCGGAAAAAATTGGTCTGGTTAAGTTCGACTTCTTAGGACTTAAAACATTAACAGTTATTGAGAACGCTTCTAAATTTATTAAGCGTGATAAAGTCGCAGACTTTGATATTGAGAATATTGATCTTGAAGACCCGAAAGTTTTTGAGTTCGTTTCAAAAGGTGAGACCGTTGGTGTATTCCAGCTCGAGTCTTCGGGGATGATCGATCTTTGTAAGAGGATTGCTCCGGGGTCTATCGACGATATTTCTGCCATCAACGCACTTTATAGACCAGGCCCGCTTGAATCGGGAATGGTTGATGAGTTCATTGAAATTAAGCACGGAAGAAAGTTAACTCACTATCCATTTCCAAGTCTTGAGCCAGTTCTAAAAGATACGTACGGAGTTATCATTTACCAAGAGCAGGTAATGAACGTGGCCCGTATTGTTGCCGGATACTCACTTGGACAAGCGGACATGCTTCGTCGAGCGATGGGGAAAAAGAAAGCAGACGAGATGGCAAAACACCGCGAACTCTTCTTAAAGGGAGCAGCGGAAAGAAATTATAATACTGATACTGCCAATGACCTTTTCGATAAAATGGAAAAGTTCGCGGAATACGGATTCAACAAATCTCACGCCGTTGCTTACTCAGTTATTTCTTATCAGACAGCATGGCTGAAGTATTATTATCCGGCAGAATTCTTTGCTGCTCTTCTAAGTTCTGAACTTGGAAGTATGGATAAGGTTACTCAGTACATCAGTGATGCAAAACATTTTGATATTGAAGTTCTTCCGCCATCGGTTAACGAGTCGTTATGGCCGTTTAACGTTGTTGGAAAAAATATCCGTTTTGGTATGGGAGCGGTTAAGAACGTTGGGCAAAACGCAGTTGAAGAAATCGTACGTGAAAGAACTGAGAACGGTCCGTTCACAGGATTCTTAAACTTCGCTGAACGTATTAATCTGAAAGTTGTTAACAGTCGCGTTTTTGAATCCATGATTAAAGTTGGATGTTTTGATGAATGCGAAAAGCTTAATAGAAAAACTCTTTTAGAAAACCTGGATATGATTCTTGCTTATTGTAAGAAGCGCCAGGAAGAAGCTTCACTAGGTCTGGTATCATTATTTGATTTAGGTGAAGAATCAATGTCTCAGACAGCTGAATCTAATTTAGATATTCAGGAAGTCAGAGACTTTGATGACCTGGAAAAGCTTGCCCATGAAGCAGAATTGATGGGTATCTATATTTCCGGACATCCGCTGGATCGTTATAAAAATCTTATGGAAGAGCTTGCAACTATGCCAGTTGCAAACGTTCAGGACTTTTTAGGTTCTGACCAAAAACGTATGATGACTCTTGCCGGACAAATTACTCAAAGAAAAAACATCCTGACCAAAAAAGGTGATAAGATGTGTTTTGCCCAGTTAGAAGATCTTTCAGGAAAAATTGAGTGTATCATTTTCCCTAAGATATTTGCTGAGTATGAGTTAGTCCTGGCCGGAGATGAACCACTGGTTATCGAAGGTTATGTAAATATGCAGGAAAGTCCGAGAAAGATTTTTGCTGAAAAAATCTTTAAGCTCAAAGAGCATTCGGAAAATAAAATCACAGGTGTTCGTATCAATGTGGATTTAACTGACCTGACAGAAATGAAACTCAATAAGCTAAGACAAGTTCTTCTTTCATACAGAGGGGCGACTCCAATGCATATGATTTTTGAAGGCCCGGGTGGGAAAGCTAGACTTCCACTTGGAGAAGAATTTTTAATTAACCCTACACCGCAGATGGCCCACCAGATTAATGAAGTCTTTAACCGCGATGCTGTTAAATTCATTATTGATGGAAGGCTAGAGGATGTTCATGCTTGA
- a CDS encoding ferredoxin — translation MANKMMKHKMNIPGPWYCTDPDDDNGEGCIACNVCYTGAPEFFKEDEDGNAYIYKQPVSPADIELCQEQLEACPVASIGKDG, via the coding sequence ATGGCCAATAAAATGATGAAACACAAAATGAACATACCAGGGCCTTGGTACTGCACAGATCCAGATGATGACAACGGAGAAGGGTGTATTGCCTGCAACGTTTGTTATACTGGTGCCCCTGAGTTTTTTAAAGAAGACGAAGATGGAAATGCGTACATTTATAAGCAACCGGTAAGTCCTGCAGATATCGAATTATGCCAAGAGCAATTAGAAGCTTGTCCTGTCGCTTCAATTGGTAAAGACGGTTAA